The Sorangiineae bacterium MSr11954 DNA segment GGTCCGCGGCGCTCTCCGCGATGGGATCTTTGCCGGGGCCCGGGGTCTTGTTGATCGTCACGGGCTGCACATGCGGATCGAACATGGCCGCGAGGAGATCGTCCGGTGCGGCCACCTTCGCATCGCGCGCCGCCTTTTCGAACTCCGCGCGCGTCATGGGCGGCGCGTATTTCTCGCCCGTGGCCCGATCGTGCAACCCCGCGTGCACCCGCAAAAGGCGCCGGTACTCGAGCAACTCCTTGCGCGTCGCGGGGTCGAGCTTCGTCGGCGTCGCGGCGAGGATCTGCCGGACGGCGAGCTGCGCGGGCCGCCCGAAACGCGATCGCTGCCCCGTGTAGAGCGCATTGCCCGCCAGCCCTGCGGCCGTCAAATGGTACGCGAGCGCCCGCTGTTCGGCCGTGAGCCGATCGAATCCCTTCGGGTAGGTGGCCGTGACGGCGATCCCTTGGAGCTCCGCGAGGAGCTTTGGCGGTGGCGGCGCGGGTGGGCCGTTGGGCGGTGCCGAGGCGGGGGAAGGGGAGCATGCTGCACCTGCCACCAGCGCGGCAAGGCACACGCTCGCGAAACGAGGACGAAGAAGGGTAAGCATGGCACCCAGAAGAGCACCATTTGCCTCGCGCACCCAAGGTCTTCGCATTCGCGACATTCCGACGCACCGCTTCAATCCAGCGCCTTCCCGCGCGATTGGTGTGCTCGCGTGGGAGCTCGGAGAGCCGGGCGACGTCCGCGCGCGGACCGGACGCCCTCTCGTGGACGCGGGCCGGACGTCATGTGCTCTCCGAGCTTCGTGGACGAGGGCGGGAGGGAGATCTCCCGACCCGGATCAAATGGCCGCTGCGGCCGCCTGGGGGGTCGACACGATGGTCTTCATCTTCTTCTCGTTGCTCGGGACCCCGAAGAACGAATCATAAGCCTGGAGGTGCTCCTGGGCCATGGCGTTGTTGAAGCTGTTGAGATCCGTCACCGGCGGCGGCGGTTGGCTCGGAATGAACATCTGCGCGGGCAGCCGCACGTAGGGATTGGGGGTCGGGATCAAATTGTACTTCGATTGGACGAACAAATAGATCGCGGTGGCCGCGAAGGCGTCGTCGATCTCGCCGTAGAGCGTCTGGAACGAGCCGTCGTCACCCTTCCAGATGACATCGTTCTCGGCGTTGTAAGGTAGGACTTTCTCCAGATTGGTCCAGCTATGGGGCACCACGTCGAATTTGTTCCAGATGACCTGATTGAAAAATCCGTAGTTGGCAATGCCGGAGAGCGCCTTTGGCGGGAAAATAGCCTTGAACCCGTTGACGAACCCTTGATCGCCGGTCGCCGGCGCGGCCGTCGGCAGCACGAAGACCTGGTGCCCCCAGCGCGCCGTATCGAAGGCGGTCGGATAGAGCCAGTAGGCCAGGGTCGGGCTGAGCGAGCCTCCGAGGCTGTGCCCGGTGAAGATCAAGGTGGCATTGGAGGACGCCTTCGCGTTCAAAAAGGATTGAACGGATCCGGTCGTGTCCTGCAGGTTCAGCAGGTTCGTCGTTCCCAATGCGGCGCCTTGCGAGACATTGCCCCTGCTGATGGCGCCGGGTGGCATGGTGCTGTTGGTCGGGGTGATACCAAAGGGGAACGCGATCAACGTCGAGACGTTGTCGTCCAAGGTCTTTGCGTCGTAGTTGGAATTTCCATTGGTGCCGGCGATCGCCACCACATAGCAATTGGCCTGCGTGTTGTAGGCAACGTACAGGACGTTGTCCGCTACGTTGGAATTGCTCGCGGCGTCTTGATAGACGCAAGGGCCCCATACGCGCGTCCACGTCCCGAGTTGCTGGCTGTTCGCCGACAATTTGCCGTCGATGAGCTTTGCAAGCTGCGTTTGGATGTCCGACGCCGAGCCCGTGAGCCCGTCGCCCAAATTGGAGAACCTCGATAATTGGTATACGGTCTGGATGATGTTGTAGCTTCCACCCGGATTGATGGCCTGGATGTCGTTCGTGGGCATGGTGCGTCCTCCCCGCGATTGCAGGTGAATCGGTGCGGTGACTCTACGCTTCACGTATTGCGAACGCAATATCCCTATTGAATGGATTCAAATCGAGGCATTGATTGTCGCGCTGCGACGCTCACCTTTCACCCTATCGTTTCCCGTAGCAAAATCCCTCTGCTGATGCCATTGACATGGATATATGCATTTAGGACATCCCATGCGCGGCGCGCATCCTTGTCGATGCATAAATCACAACCCTATCAGGATACCCACGGGAGGAGCCCGCGTTCGCGAAGGCGCAGGAGGTCATGGCCGCGTCACGCGCGACGGAGCAAGGCGTCATTCTCGCGCGCAAGCCGTAGGGATAGGCGACGCGGCGCTATTCCCGCGCTCGGCTGAAACCTGCACGAAAGAAACGAAGGCCCGTCGCGCAGCCTTCGATCGGGCCTACCTCGCCGCCGCGTGCCCGGGCGCGATCGCGCTCGAAGAAATACCGACGAACGTAAGCGCTCATGGCGACTCTGCGCATCAGATGACCAAGGAGGGAGTCGTTTGCGTGCAGCGAGGAGCCCATGTCCAACCGATACCGCATCAAATACACGGTCGAGCGCGGCAATTTTACGCAGGAGGAGCTGCGCGCGATGCGCGCGGGCGGCTGCGACGCCCTCGTCCTCGCTTCGATCCTACGGGGCGGCGCCGTGCCGCAGCAGGAATCGTCGTCGGTCGCCCTCCTATCCTTGGACGGGAGCTCGGGAGAGAACGTGATCGCGACCGACCTTTTCCTGATTTTCTCGCACCTCGCGAGCATGCTCGCCAAACACGAAGAGCTGCCGAGCTGGCAACGTGCCGTCGCGCACGACACCTTCGCGCAAGTGCGTGAAAATGTCCTGCGCCGCAAGGCCACGTCCTAGGCTCACGACCTGCTTGGCGCGCACGGCACGAGGGCGTCGGGGTTCGCGGGGCGCGTTCACCAGCTCGTGTGCAGGGGCATGCCCTCCGCGTAGCCGGCCATACTTTGAATACCCACGATGACATTTCGATAAAAGGCGTCGAGGTTGCGGGCGCCCGCGTACGTGCACGCGCTACGCAGCCCGGCGACGATTTCGTCGATGAGGTCTTCGACGCTGGGGCGCCGCGGATCCAAATACATGCGCGACGTCGAAATACCCTCTTCGAACAGGGCTTTTCGCGCCCGGTCGAACGGTGAATCCTTCGAGGTGCGGAGCTGCACCGCACGCCCCGAGGCCATGCCGAAGTTCTCCTTGTAGAGGCGCCCATCGGTATCGCGCATCACGTCCCCCGGGGACTCGTAGGTGCCGGCGAACCACGAGCCCACCATCACATTGGACGCGCCCGCCGCGAGGGCCAGCGCCACGTCGCGCGGGTGGCGCACGCCGCCGTCGGCCCATACGTTCTTGCCCAGCCGCCGGGCTTCGGTCGCGCACTCGAGCACCGCGGAGAATTGCGGCCTTCCGACGCCGGTCATCATGCGCGTGGTGCACATCGCCCCGGGCCCTACGCCCACCTTGACGATGTCGGCGCCCGCCTCGATCAAGGCGGCCACGCCGCGCGCGGTCACCACATTTCCGGCGACCAGCGGCACGTCGCGCGAGGCGCCGAGGGAGCGAACGGCGCGGATGGCGCTCAGCATTTTTTCCTGGTGCCCGTGGGCGGTGTCGATCACCAGCAAGTCCGCGCCGGCCGCCAACAAAGCTTGGGCCTTGTTGACCACGTCTCCATTGATGCCGATGGCGGCGCCGACCCGCAACTTCCCTCGCGCGTCCGTCGCCGGCGTGTACAGCGCCGCGCGCAGCGCCCCTTTGCGGGTGAGGATCCCTTTGAGCTTACCGGCCGCGTCGACGACGGGGGCGAGCCGGTGCCGCGCGCCCTCGAGCTTGTCGAACGCTTGCCGCGGCGTGACGCCCTCGGGCAATGTCAAGAGCTCCCGCGACATGATTTGCCCCAGCTGCGTATAGCGATCGATGCCCTGAAAATCGGCCTCCGTCACGATCCCCACCGGGCACTCGTCGGCGACCACGACCGCCGCCTGGTGCGCCCGCTTCGTCAGGAGCCCGATGGCCTTGTCCACGGTATCGGTGGGCTTGAGCGAAATCGGTGTATCATACAAGCAATGGCGGGCCTTCACCCACGCCACCACGTCCGCCACGACGTTCTCCGGGATGTCCTGCGGGATCACCACGATCCCACCCCGCCGCGCCACCGTCTCGGCCATCCGCCGTCCCGCCACCGCGGTCATGTTGGCGACGACCAGCGGAATGGTGGTGCCGGTGCCATCGCTGCTCGCGAGGTCCACGTCGAGGCGCGACGCTACTGTGGAGTGATTGGGAACGATGAAAACATCGTTGTAGGTCAAATCGTGTGTCGGGGATTGATCGTTCAGGAAGTTCACATCTCGTGAGGCTACCAGAAGGGTACTCCCTCGCTTCAAGCCTCCATGCGTTTTCGCGATCGTTCAAGCGCGCCACGATATGGCACTCTTCCTGCAGACACCCCGCATGCGCCCTGCCGAGCATGCCGCCGTTCGAGCATCGACGTCGGCTTCGGCTGCAAGGGTGCCGCGGGAGCGCAGCTGCGGATCGTGTAGCCCGCGCCGCTGCGCTCGCGTACCATTCGAAGAGCGAAGCCATGGGGGACTCGCTCGCACCGTGTCGCGCGCGGACCATGCGTGCCACTTGCTCGGTCCAAGTGCTCAGGCCATTTGCGCGCTACCTCGCGCGCCTTGGTCGCGACCGCGATAGCTGGCTCGCACGGTTTGGGCTCACCGCGGCGGCGCTCGACGAGCGGGACCGCCGGCTCCCGCACGCGCACGCCATGGCGCTGCTGCGCGACGCGGTCGTGCTCAGCGGCGATCGCGCCATCGGCTTGCGGGCGGCGCGCTGCGAGGAGCCCGGCGACTTCGACGTCATGCAGTACGCCACCGCGAACTGCGCGTCCGTCGGCGAAGCGCTGCAGCTCGCGGCGCGCTTGCTCGCGCTCGCACACGATGGCATCGCGCTCGAGCTCTCGGTCGCACCGCCGCTCGCCGTCTTGCAGCTCCGCGTGCGCTCCGATCTCGCCCCGCCCGAGCCGGTCGCGATCGAGTTCCTCTTCGCGGTGCTGCTCGCCTATGGCTCGCGCTCCGTGGGCCACCCCACGCGTCCGTTGCGCGTCGAGCTCGCACATCCTGCTCCTCTGGATCGGGGCCCCTACGAGGAGGCGTTCCGCGAAGCTCGATTCGGCGCCGCGGCGAACGCCATGTGGGTCAGCGCCGCCGCGCTCGAACGTCCGTATCGTGCATCGGATCGCTCCCTGCTGCAGATCCTGACCCGCCACGCCGATGGATTGTTGCAGCAGCTCGCCTTACCGGTCGCCAGCTTCGCGGACCGCACGCGCGCCGCGATCACCGAGACCCTCTCCGCGGGCGCCGGCGCCGAACGGGTCGCGCGCCGCCTCGCTGTCTCGCTCCGCACCTTGCACCGCCGGCTCGCCGAGGAGGGCACGTCCCACGGCCACCTCGTGGACGAAGTGCGCCGCACCCAAGCGATGCTCCATTTGGGCAACAGCCAGCTCTCGATCGCGGAGATCGCGGCGATGCTCGGCTTCGCGCACCCCAATGGCTTCCACAAGGCGTTCAAGCGCTGGACGCACATGACCCCCGCACAATACCGCGAGTGCGCTGCCACGGCGCAGCGTGGCAGTCTGGGATTGTAATCTGGCGCGCCGGGATACCCGGTTTACGTTGGCGGCCTCACCGCGTCGCGATATCCAAAAATCCCTCACGATCCTCGGTATTCGACTCGCCACTCGCGGAGGTCGCCATGCATGATCGAGCGCGGTTCATCGCCGGATTGCTTTCGGTGGTTGCACTGGGAGCGCCGGCCTGTTCGGTATTTGATCCATCGACACCATCGTCGTCATCCCACGCCGCCGTCACGTCGCCGCCGTTCATCGAGTTCGAGTCCGGGCAAGTCCGGCCCGTCGCGATCTCGCCCGATGGCACCAAGCTGTTCGCGGTCGACACTCCGAACGACACGCTCGAGATCTTCGCGATCACCGCCAGCGGGCTCACGTTCGCCGGACGCGTACCGGTGGGCCTCGAGCCGGTGACGGTGGCGGCGCGCACCAACGACGAGGTGTGGGTGGTCAACCACCTCTCGGACAGCGTGAGCATCGTCACCCTGACCGGCACACCTCACGTCACCCGCACGTTGCTGGTCGGCGACGAGCCCCGCGATCTGGTGTTCGCGGGCACCTTGCAGCGCGCGTTCATCACCACCGCGCACCGCGGCCAACAGCGCAGCGACCCCTCGCTCGCCAACGTACCTGGCGCGGGGGATCCGAAGCTCACCACGCCGTCCGTCCCGCGCGCCGATGTTTGGGTGTTCGATCCCGCGCAGCTCGGCAACACCCTCGGCGGCACGCCGGTGAAGATCCTGAGCTTCTTCACCGACACACCGCGCGCGCTGGCGGTGAGCCCGGATCGCCATACCGTCTTCGTCGCCGGCTTCAAGACGGGCAATCAAACGACGTCGCTCCTGGAAGCGATGGTGTGCGCCGGATTTCGACCCAACACCCCGTGCACCAACACCGACGGCTCCACCTCGCCGGGCGGCAACCCCGGTCCCGCCACCAACTTCCAGGGCAAGCAAGCGCCCGAAGTCTCGCTGATCGTCAAATTCAACGACCTGACCGGGCACTGGGAGGACGAGCTGCACCGCGTATGGGATCACGCCGTGCGGTTCACGCTGCCCGACACCGATGTCTTCTCGTTCGACGCCAACGCGCTCACCCCCATGGCGTCGTTTGCGCATGTCGGCACCACGCTGTTCAACATGGTCACGAACCCGGTCACCGGTGAGCTCTATGTGTCGAACACCGAGGCGCAGAACCACGTGCGATTCGAGGGGCCCGGTCAATTCGGCGGCAGCACCGTGCAGGGGCATCTGGCCGAGACGCGGGTCACCATCCTCTCGGGTGGAAGCGTGGCACCGCGCCACCTCAACAAACATATCGACTACGAGAAGCTCGCCGGCCGGCCCGGCTTCGATCCGACCGCGAAGAACCACAGCCTCTCGACCCCCGTCGACATGGCGGTCAGCGGCGATGGCAAGACGCTCTTCGTCGCCTCCTTCGGCTCGAGCAAAATTGGCGTATTCGACACCGCCGCGCTGCGCACCAACACCTTCGACCCGCGCGCGATCAGCGAGAACTACATTCCGGTCAGCGGCGGCGGTCCGAGCGGCCTCGTGCTCGACGAGGCGCGCGGCCGCCTCTACGTGCTGACCCGGTTCGACAACGCGGTGAAGGTGATCGATCTCGCATCGCGCCGCGAGCTCTCCTCGGCGGTGCTGCCCAACCCCGAGCCCGCATCGGTGGTCGCCGGCCGCCCGTTCCTCTACGACGCGCGCCTATCGGGCAACGGTGAGGCCTCGTGCGCGAGCTGCCACATCTTCGGCGACGTGGACGATCTCGCCTGGGACCTGGGCGATCCCGACTCGCCCGTGACCAAGAACCCCATCACGCGCAACCTCGGTGATGCGTTCACCATCGCCGCGGGCCAGATCTTGTTCGGCTTCCGCGGCAAGATGAATGGCACCGGCAACCCCGATGATTTCCACCCCATGAAGGGCCCGATGACCACGCAAACCTTACGCGGCTTGCGCGAGTCGGGCGCGATGCACTGGCGCGGCGATCGCTCGAATGGCCCATTCGGCGTGAACGCCACCGATGCGACCGTGTCGTTCAACAACTTCATCGTGGCGTTCCCCGGCCTGCTCGGCGCCGAGGCGCAGCCCACGAACACCCAGATGCAGGCGTTCACCAGCTTCCAGCTCCAAGTCACCTTGCCGCCCAACCCGGTGCGCAACCTCGACAACTCGCTCACCGCCGCGCAGCAACGCGGTCGCAATTTCTATTTCGGCCCGCGCGAGTCCGACGGCGTCTCCATCCCGGGCACCCCATTCCGAGGCTTCACCTGCAACGGCTGCCACGAGCTCGATCCGGCCGAGGGCGAGTTCGGCACCAGCAAGAACGCGTCATTCGAGGGCATCATCGCCCAGATCTTCAAGATCCCCCACCTGCGCAACATGTACACCAAGGTCGGCATGTTCGGCGATCCCCGGGTCAAGGTGTTCGACGCGCCCGACAGCGGCTTCACCGGCCCTCAGATCCGCGGCTTCGGCTTCACCAACGACGGCGCGCTCGACACCATGTTCCGCTTCTTCACCGGCGCCATCTTCCACCCGCAGATCAACGCCGGCTTCCCCCTCCTCAACCCCGACGCAACCCGCCGAGACGTCG contains these protein-coding regions:
- a CDS encoding GuaB1 family IMP dehydrogenase-related protein, encoding MNFLNDQSPTHDLTYNDVFIVPNHSTVASRLDVDLASSDGTGTTIPLVVANMTAVAGRRMAETVARRGGIVVIPQDIPENVVADVVAWVKARHCLYDTPISLKPTDTVDKAIGLLTKRAHQAAVVVADECPVGIVTEADFQGIDRYTQLGQIMSRELLTLPEGVTPRQAFDKLEGARHRLAPVVDAAGKLKGILTRKGALRAALYTPATDARGKLRVGAAIGINGDVVNKAQALLAAGADLLVIDTAHGHQEKMLSAIRAVRSLGASRDVPLVAGNVVTARGVAALIEAGADIVKVGVGPGAMCTTRMMTGVGRPQFSAVLECATEARRLGKNVWADGGVRHPRDVALALAAGASNVMVGSWFAGTYESPGDVMRDTDGRLYKENFGMASGRAVQLRTSKDSPFDRARKALFEEGISTSRMYLDPRRPSVEDLIDEIVAGLRSACTYAGARNLDAFYRNVIVGIQSMAGYAEGMPLHTSW
- a CDS encoding AraC family transcriptional regulator, giving the protein MRATCSVQVLRPFARYLARLGRDRDSWLARFGLTAAALDERDRRLPHAHAMALLRDAVVLSGDRAIGLRAARCEEPGDFDVMQYATANCASVGEALQLAARLLALAHDGIALELSVAPPLAVLQLRVRSDLAPPEPVAIEFLFAVLLAYGSRSVGHPTRPLRVELAHPAPLDRGPYEEAFREARFGAAANAMWVSAAALERPYRASDRSLLQILTRHADGLLQQLALPVASFADRTRAAITETLSAGAGAERVARRLAVSLRTLHRRLAEEGTSHGHLVDEVRRTQAMLHLGNSQLSIAEIAAMLGFAHPNGFHKAFKRWTHMTPAQYRECAATAQRGSLGL
- a CDS encoding lipase family protein, which gives rise to MPTNDIQAINPGGSYNIIQTVYQLSRFSNLGDGLTGSASDIQTQLAKLIDGKLSANSQQLGTWTRVWGPCVYQDAASNSNVADNVLYVAYNTQANCYVVAIAGTNGNSNYDAKTLDDNVSTLIAFPFGITPTNSTMPPGAISRGNVSQGAALGTTNLLNLQDTTGSVQSFLNAKASSNATLIFTGHSLGGSLSPTLAYWLYPTAFDTARWGHQVFVLPTAAPATGDQGFVNGFKAIFPPKALSGIANYGFFNQVIWNKFDVVPHSWTNLEKVLPYNAENDVIWKGDDGSFQTLYGEIDDAFAATAIYLFVQSKYNLIPTPNPYVRLPAQMFIPSQPPPPVTDLNSFNNAMAQEHLQAYDSFFGVPSNEKKMKTIVSTPQAAAAAI